The genomic window TACCAGCATTAATGTGGATGCAATAATCGGCAAACCAATAGAAGAACTTTTTCCAGTGCGCAAGAGGCTAGAAAATCTCAGCACGCGGGCGAAGGAGGAAATCACCAAGGGCAGAACATTTCAAACTGAGCTTAAACTCAAGCATCAAATTAGTGGGGAAATATGGTGTGGACTTAAGGCTATTGGGCTTAATTACGACAACCTTCAGGTAGAAATTGTTTGGCTCCTTCAAGATATAACCAATCGAAAGCAGGTAGAGAAGAAGTTGAGTGAGAGTGAGGAGCTGTATCGTAATGCATTTAGTCGCAATGCCAGCGCCATGTTTGTGGTTTCTTATCCCAATGGTAAAATCTTGGAGGCTAACGATGCTTTTGAAACGCTTACTGGATTTCAGAAAAAGTATGCTATTGGACGTACTACCAAGGATCTTTATATCTGGAGCAATCAGGGTCACCAGACTATCTACTCTCAAATTGAAGCACAGGGCATTGTACGCGATTATGATGCTCACTACTACACCAAAAATCGGCATAAACGAAGCTGTCGGCTTAATGTAGCCTTGGTCGATAACCATAACGCCAGGCGGTTATTTGTTTCATTTGTAGATACCACTGCACAAAGGCAAGCAGTTAAAGCACTCAAGGAGAGCGAGGAGATGTTTCGCTTTATGGCGGAGGGTATTAGCGATGTTATCAGCTTGCATAATCCGGACATGGCAGCAACCATAAACTATATTTCGCCGGCAATAAAACAGATAACAGGACGCAGTCCAGAAGAGCTTATAGGTAAATCACCTGAGGTATTGATTTTCCGTGACGATTGGATCGACAACGTTACAAATGCTATGCTTCGGATGTATACAGGTGGTAGCCTTCTCGAACTGGTTGAGTTTAGAGTATTCACCACCGGCGGAGATATTCGATGGGTTGAATCTACGCTTAAACCAGTGTCGGATGAGAGTGGGAAAATTACATTGATTATTGCTGTATCGCGAGACATAAGCCATAGAAAGGAGATCGAACAACAACTTCGGGAAGTGAATAGCATGAAGGACAAGTTCCTTTCAATCATCGCCCATGATCTTAAAAATCCATTCAATGCCTTACTGGGCTTCTCCAGCCTGCTCCTAAGTAATTTAGCGGAGTATGATCGTAATAAAATCATGGAGTTTGTGTCTGAAATTCATGATGCCGCACAGGGTGGGGTAGAACTTCTTGAAGAGTTAATGCAGTGGGCCATGGTGCAGTCAGGGGCAATGACCTTTGCACCCGAATTGGTGAAGTTGTCAGATATATCAAAGGAAGTCTTTGAACTTGCATCCATTCAGGCGGCTACAAAGCATCTATTCTTAGTCGATAATATTTCCGAACGATTTGAAGTGTTTGCTGATAAGCGAATGGTTGCAACTATCCTCCGAAATCTTGTGACAAATGCCATTAAGTTTACTAAGCCTGGTGGTGTTGTGAGAATTACAGCCGAAAAGATGGATACGCAAATTGCAGTCACAGTAGCTGATTCTGGCGTTGGTATTCAGCAGCACGACCTTGAGAAACTCTTCCGAATTGATGTTAAGCCAAGTGAAATAGGTGCCAACTCCGTGGGGAAGGGCACCGGTCTTGGACTCATTCTGTGTGATGAATTTGTGAAGAGACACGGAGGAACAATTTCTGCCAAGAGCGTTTTTGGACAGGGTGCCGAATTCACTTTTACTCTGCCAGCTCCTCCAAAAGAACCATTGTTGTTGGTTGCTGGCAAGAAGTTATAGCTGCTACCGTTCTCCACTGCTGATGCCAATCAGAAAAGCAGCATCCCAACAAAATTCCACTTTTCAGTCACCATTTTCCTCGCATTTATAATAATCATCGGTGTATCGATATATGTTAACTTGTATATGTCGTCGATATCTTTATTTTTGCATTTCTAATCTGTAGAATTGAAGGCATAATAGAACTTTCAAAGAAGTTTATTGTTTAAGATTTGAATTCATTTGAACGACAATCGCAGAACTTTTTTTGAAATAGTTGATATACAGAACAAATTCACTGCATTATGGTTTTCGACATTGAAATGATAAAGTCGGTTTACCGCCGACTACCGGAAAGAGTTACAAAAGCACGTCAGGTGCTTGGGCATCCTCTTTCTTTAACTGAAAAAATTTTGTATTCACATCTATGGGAAGGAATTCCCTCCAAACCATTTGCCCGTGGTAAGGATTATGTGGACTTTGCCCCAGACAGGGTAGCCATGCAGGATGCTACGGCTCAAATGGCGTTACTTCAGTTTATGCAGGCGGGAAAAAGCAAGGTGGCGGTTCCTTCTACTGTCCATTGCGACCATCTCATTCAGGCAAAGCACGGCGCCATTGACGACCTTAAAGTTGCATTGACTACCAACGAAGAGGTTTACAGTTTTCTGGCATCGGTTAGTAATAAATACGGTATTGGCTTTTGGAAGCCCGGTGCTGGAATCATTCACCAAGTGGTTCTTGAAAACTATGCTTTCCCAGGTGGATTAATGATTGGAACCGACTCTCATACGGTTAATGCAGGTGGTTTAGGCATGGTGGCCATTGGAGTTGGTGGTGCCGATGCGGTGGACGTAATGGCTGGTATGGCCTGGGAGTTGATGTTTCCGAAGTTCATCGGCGTTAAGCTTACCGGAAAGTTGAGCGGTTGGACATCTGCCAAGGACGTAATTCTAAAAGTTGCTGGCATTCTTACTGTGAAAGGTGGAACTGGCTGTATTCTTGAGTATTTTGGAGAGGGTGCCAAGTCTATTTCTGCCACAGGTAAGGGGACCATTTGCAATATGGGTGCAGAAATAGGTGCTACTACCTCACTGTTTGGCTACGACGATAAGATGAAAAACTATCTTGCAGGTACTGGTCGCAAGGAGGTTGCTACTCTTGCTGATGGAATTGCTGAACATCTTACTGGAGATGCGGAAGTTTATAGCCATCCTGAAAAATATTTTGACCAGATAATTGAGATTGATCTTTCAACCTTAGAACCACACATTAATGGACCATTTACTCCAGATAAGGCATGGCCGCTATCACAGTTTGCCAAGGCCGTAAAGGAAAATGGCTGGCCACAGAAGCTCGAGGTTGGTTTGATTGGTTCCTGCACCAACTCTTCCTACGAGGATATTACCCGGGCAGCTTCAGTTGCAAAGCAAGCACTGGCTAGTGGTCTTAACGTTAAGTCTGAGTTTACCGTAACTCCTGGTTCGGAGCAGGTGCGCTACACCATTGAGCGAGATGGACTTTTAGGCGTTTTTGAAAATATTGGAGGAACGGTTTTGGCAAATGCCTGCGGACCTTGTATTGGGCAGTGGGCAAGGCACAATTCCGACAAGGGCGAGAAGAACTCAATCATAACCTCGTTCAATCGGAACTTTGCAAAGCGTAATGACGGGAATCCGAATACCTATGCATTTGTTGCATCGCCTGAGATTGTCACTGCTTTTTCCATTGCTGGCGATTTAGCGTTTAATCCAATGACAGATTTTCTAACCAATAAAAAGGGTGATAAGATCAAACTTGCCGAACCAGAAGGGATTGAAATGCCACCTGCTGGTTTTGCAGTAGGCGACAATGGCTATCAATCTCCCGCAATTGATGGTTCTGCCATTCAAATTGCAGTTTCTACAGATTCAAAACGCCTTCAACTGCTAACGCCTTTTCTAGAATGGAACGGGAAGGACTTTCTTGGCTTACGGCTGCTCATTAAGGCAAAGGGTAAGTGTACAACCGACCATATTTCAATGGCTGGCCCATGGCTGAAATACAGGGGGCACCTCGAGAATATTTCTCAAAATATGCTAATTGGAGCAGCCAATGCCTTTAACGATAAGGTAAATCTGGTGAAGAATCTTCTTACTGGCGAATATCTTCCCGTACCAACTGCTGCGTTGGCGTACCGTAATGCCGGTATTGGCTCCATTGTGGTTGGTGATGAAAACTATGGCGAAGGATCATCTCGCGAGCATGCTGCCATGGAGCCTCGCTTCCTAGGTGTGAAGGTGATTTTGGTTCGGTCGTTCGCTCGTATTCACGAAACGAATCTCAAGAAGCAGGGGATGCTTGCGCTGACCTTTGCCAACAAAGCCGACTACGACAAGATTCGGGAGGATGACGCCATAGATATTGTTGGGCTAGAGCATATTGTGCCCGGCAAGAACCTCGTGGTTGTTTTGCACCATGCCGATGGTTCCACCGAAAAATTTGACGTTGTTCATACTTACAACGAAAATCAGCTGGAGTGGTTCCGTGCTGGTAGTGCCTTGAACTTGATAAGAAAAATGGAAAAGCATTAAAGTAACTTAAATCACGAATAGCTATGAATAACCTTGAGCATTGGGCCTCTTTGGCCGAAAAGTCTAGCACAATAGATAACGATCTTTACGCGAAATTTGACGTTAAGCGTGGATTGAGAAACGCTGACCAAACGGGTGTGCTTGTTGGACTTACTAACGTTGGTACCGTTGTAGGTGTGGAAAAAACAGAAGCGGGTGCTGTCCCAGTCCAGGGCCGCTTGGAATACAGGGGAATAGGCATAGATAAGATCGTCCATGGATTTCAGCAGGATAAGCGACAAGGCTACGATGAAACCGTGTATCTGCTTCTCTTTGGCAAGTTGCCTACTTCTGGTGAGTTGGCTGAGTTTTCGGCATACCTTGCCCAGCAGCGGTACCTTCCAAAATACTTCACCAAGGATATTATTCTGTCATTCCGTGGTCGTGATGTTATGAATATGCTTGCCCGCTCGGTACTTTCGCTATATACGCAAGATGACAACCCCGATGATGTATCCACAACTAACCTTTTACTCCAGAGCTTAAGCCTCATTGCTAAGTTTCCTGCGATTGTGGCCTACTCATTCCACGGCATGCGTTACCACTACATGAACAAAACGTTGGTAATTCGTCATCCAAAGCCGGAGTTGAGCTCTGCTGAAAACTTCCTTTACATGCTCAAAGGTGGCAACAGATACTCTCCACTCGAAGTTGAAATTCTTGACCTCATGCAGGTTTTGCATGCCGAGCACGGTGGTGGTAATAACTCATCCTTCACTACACACGTGGTGTCGAGCTCGCTTACCGATACCTACTCAGCCATTGCTGCTGCACTTGGTTCGCTCAAGGGACCTCTTCATGGCGGTGCAAATATCAAGGTTATGGCCATGGTAGACGACATAAAGAGTAACGTTCGTAATTGGGATTCCGAAAAGGAAGTTTCTGATTATCTGCGCAAGATTTTGGACAAAAAAGCTTTTGACGGCTCTGGTAAAATTTATGGGTTGGGGCATGCAGTTTATACCCTCTCCGATCCACGCGCAATTCTGCTAAAGGAAAAGGCTAGAGATATTGCTAAGGAAAAAGGTAAATCGGATGAATTTGACCTTTATGACTTGATTGAGAGGATTTCTCCGGACCTTTTCACTGAGCGCAAAGGCGACGGTAAGGTAATTGCCCCTAACGTGGACTTTTACTCTGGCTTTGTAAATTGTGCTCTCGATATCCCACCACAAATTTACACTCCTCTATTTGCTATGTCGCGTATTGCTGGTTGGTGTGCACATCGTATTGAGGAGATTAACAGCGCCAAGCGTATAATCCGTCCCGCTTACAAGGCTGTTGGGCCAAAAATTGACTACGTTGCACTAAATAAAAGGTAGACATTTTAATTTTTTTTGCCGGTGAGCTTTAACTACAACCGGCAATTTTTATTTATCGATTAATAAGTTGACAAGATGAGTAGTAAAATACAGATGAAAAACCCTCTGGTGGAGGTCGATGGCGACGAGATGACCAGAGTATTATGGCCCATAATTAAAGAGAAACTTATTCAGCCTTTTATTGATCTTAAAGTGGAGTATTACGATCTCGGTATCGAAAATCGTGATGCTACCAACGATGAAGTAACCGTTGAGGCAGCCAAGGCCATTAAAAAATGGGGTGTTGGTGTTAAAAATGCAACCATTACTCCAAATGGTGCACGAGTAAAAGAGTATAACTTAAAGAAGCAGTGGTTGTCGCCTAATGGAACAATTAGGGCGATGCTTGATGGAACTGTGTTTCGCAAACCCATCTTGGTGAATAATATTGAGCCATCAATCAAGAGTTGGAAAAAGCCTATAATTGTTGGCCGTCATGCATATGGTGATGTTTATAGGGCCGTGGAAACATTTGCTTGCAGGGCTGGTAAGGCGGAGTTGGTGTTTACCGAAAAATCGGGAAAAGAGAAGCGCGTGACCATTCATGAGTTTGAGCATGCTGGTGTTTTGCAAGCAATGCATAATACCGAGGAGAGCATCCAAAGTTTCTCCCGTAGCTGCTTTAACTATGCACTTGATCAGAAGATGGACCTTTGGTTTGCAACAAAAGACACCATCTCCAAAACTTACGATCAGCGTTTCAAAATTGTTTTCCAGCGGGTATTCGAAAAATACTATGCTGAAAAGTTTGCTGCGCTGGGCATTCATTACCACTATACCCTTATCGATGATATGGTGGCTCGCCTAGTTAAGAGCGATGGTGGATTTTTGTGGGCTTGTAAGAACTACGATGGTGATGTGATGAGCGACTTGGTTGCTTCCGCATTTGGATCGCTGGCTATGATGACCTCTGTACTCGTTTCACCGAAAGGCTATTTTGAGTATGAGGCTGCCCATGGAACAGTTCAGCAGCACTACTATCGCTACTTAAAGGGTGAAAAAACTTCTACTAACCCAACAGCGCTGATATATGCCTGGACAGGAGCGCTTCGAAAGAGGGGAGAGCTGGACTCCATTCTCGCCCTGCAACAATTTGCCGATAAGCTCGATAGAGTCTTGGTAGAGACTGTGGAGGAGGGTGTCATGACAGGTGATTTGGCTCGTCTTTGCAATCCTCCTGCTAAAACAATTCTTTCGGGAGAGGACTTTATTATTGAGCTAGGTCGTCGCATGGCTTTATAGCAATACTACAATTCCAATACTAAAACGGCAGTCCCTTTTTAAAATGGGGCTGCCGTTTTTATATTTAGTTGTTTGGTGCTGTTGAAACTATTCTTGTTTCAATAGAAATTCCAATGGAATATTCAACCGATGGTTCCAAGACCTTTCTGAATGGTTGTCGCCCGTAAATTTTCGAGTAATCCAGTTAACGTTTGAATACCCTTTGCTTGCAATAATTTTATCTGCTTGGAGTTGGTAGGGCTCGTAAAGGGAATCTAGCGTTTTGGTTCCATAGTCGAAGTATAGCTTGTGCGTTTTTGGAGAGGGTAAATGACTTTTCATATAGGCCAAGAAAGCCTCTGGTATTGGATTGTTCTTTGTGGAAAAAGTTCCAATCCAGTGAGTGGAAAGGCCGGCAGCCCCACCAAAAACTCTGGGGTATTCACAAATGGCATACATCGAAATTAGCCCGCCCATGCTCGATCCGGCAATAAACGTATTCTCTCTATTGGTGAATGTCGAGAAATGGCTGTCGATGTAGGGCTTTAATTCTTTTACTATAAACTTCAGGTAGCTATCTGATCTTACCTTGCCATCGAAAAGGGCACTCTCACCGTTGCGCTTGGTGGAGTTTATTAGGGAGTCCTTAAATGTTTTTGGGAGCGATTCGAATGGCTTTTGTGGGAGGTAGTCGGAATGCCGTCCCTTCCCTGAGTTCCATATACCTATAACAATACAGCTTCGAATCTTTCCCTCATTCATCAACTTACACATGGTTTCGTCAACGCCCCACTCCTGATGGTTCCATGTTATGGTGGAGTCGAATAGCATTTGACCATCGTGCATGTAGAGTACGGCGTATTTTTTAGCAGAGTCGTAGCTCTCTGGGAGCCAGACATCTACATTGCGGGCAGCGATGTATTTTGATTGAAAATTCTCTATTTGAATGATCTTTCCACATGATGCAGTAGGTACTTGACCTTCGGCAATGATTGTTGCAAGCGCAAATGCAGTAAGGAGGGGAATAAACTTCTTCATACTTAAAAGATTGATGTTACTATTGTGTGCAACATAGAGTTAATTCTACAAAGGTATTTATTGTGTTTAATCGGGAAGAGACAACCATTATTTTCCTTGATTAAAAAATAGGATGCACATATTGAACCTTAATTATTGCGCTATTCACTTTCATTGAGTTTGTGGTATTTCTAGCTATTTTTACCATCTAAATAGTAGGTATGACAACCTGGCTTAGCGGT from Williamwhitmania sp. includes these protein-coding regions:
- a CDS encoding alpha/beta hydrolase-fold protein, whose amino-acid sequence is MKKFIPLLTAFALATIIAEGQVPTASCGKIIQIENFQSKYIAARNVDVWLPESYDSAKKYAVLYMHDGQMLFDSTITWNHQEWGVDETMCKLMNEGKIRSCIVIGIWNSGKGRHSDYLPQKPFESLPKTFKDSLINSTKRNGESALFDGKVRSDSYLKFIVKELKPYIDSHFSTFTNRENTFIAGSSMGGLISMYAICEYPRVFGGAAGLSTHWIGTFSTKNNPIPEAFLAYMKSHLPSPKTHKLYFDYGTKTLDSLYEPYQLQADKIIASKGYSNVNWITRKFTGDNHSERSWNHRLNIPLEFLLKQE
- a CDS encoding PAS domain S-box protein, yielding MTEKEQSEKIKYLEQELAALRYRNHSITMALDECPEAIAITNPDGHIEYVNPAYTAISGYSRAEIVGKNTSFLISGDNNELVYADLWKTVLEGNRWEGEISNRRKDGTTYWEKNTIVPCKNEKGEITHFVFTKVDVTPFKDKVSGQQETLFWQKKILETLPIGMAIESGGKIIWVNANFEEITSINVDAIIGKPIEELFPVRKRLENLSTRAKEEITKGRTFQTELKLKHQISGEIWCGLKAIGLNYDNLQVEIVWLLQDITNRKQVEKKLSESEELYRNAFSRNASAMFVVSYPNGKILEANDAFETLTGFQKKYAIGRTTKDLYIWSNQGHQTIYSQIEAQGIVRDYDAHYYTKNRHKRSCRLNVALVDNHNARRLFVSFVDTTAQRQAVKALKESEEMFRFMAEGISDVISLHNPDMAATINYISPAIKQITGRSPEELIGKSPEVLIFRDDWIDNVTNAMLRMYTGGSLLELVEFRVFTTGGDIRWVESTLKPVSDESGKITLIIAVSRDISHRKEIEQQLREVNSMKDKFLSIIAHDLKNPFNALLGFSSLLLSNLAEYDRNKIMEFVSEIHDAAQGGVELLEELMQWAMVQSGAMTFAPELVKLSDISKEVFELASIQAATKHLFLVDNISERFEVFADKRMVATILRNLVTNAIKFTKPGGVVRITAEKMDTQIAVTVADSGVGIQQHDLEKLFRIDVKPSEIGANSVGKGTGLGLILCDEFVKRHGGTISAKSVFGQGAEFTFTLPAPPKEPLLLVAGKKL
- a CDS encoding aconitate hydratase codes for the protein MVFDIEMIKSVYRRLPERVTKARQVLGHPLSLTEKILYSHLWEGIPSKPFARGKDYVDFAPDRVAMQDATAQMALLQFMQAGKSKVAVPSTVHCDHLIQAKHGAIDDLKVALTTNEEVYSFLASVSNKYGIGFWKPGAGIIHQVVLENYAFPGGLMIGTDSHTVNAGGLGMVAIGVGGADAVDVMAGMAWELMFPKFIGVKLTGKLSGWTSAKDVILKVAGILTVKGGTGCILEYFGEGAKSISATGKGTICNMGAEIGATTSLFGYDDKMKNYLAGTGRKEVATLADGIAEHLTGDAEVYSHPEKYFDQIIEIDLSTLEPHINGPFTPDKAWPLSQFAKAVKENGWPQKLEVGLIGSCTNSSYEDITRAASVAKQALASGLNVKSEFTVTPGSEQVRYTIERDGLLGVFENIGGTVLANACGPCIGQWARHNSDKGEKNSIITSFNRNFAKRNDGNPNTYAFVASPEIVTAFSIAGDLAFNPMTDFLTNKKGDKIKLAEPEGIEMPPAGFAVGDNGYQSPAIDGSAIQIAVSTDSKRLQLLTPFLEWNGKDFLGLRLLIKAKGKCTTDHISMAGPWLKYRGHLENISQNMLIGAANAFNDKVNLVKNLLTGEYLPVPTAALAYRNAGIGSIVVGDENYGEGSSREHAAMEPRFLGVKVILVRSFARIHETNLKKQGMLALTFANKADYDKIREDDAIDIVGLEHIVPGKNLVVVLHHADGSTEKFDVVHTYNENQLEWFRAGSALNLIRKMEKH
- a CDS encoding citrate synthase, whose amino-acid sequence is MNNLEHWASLAEKSSTIDNDLYAKFDVKRGLRNADQTGVLVGLTNVGTVVGVEKTEAGAVPVQGRLEYRGIGIDKIVHGFQQDKRQGYDETVYLLLFGKLPTSGELAEFSAYLAQQRYLPKYFTKDIILSFRGRDVMNMLARSVLSLYTQDDNPDDVSTTNLLLQSLSLIAKFPAIVAYSFHGMRYHYMNKTLVIRHPKPELSSAENFLYMLKGGNRYSPLEVEILDLMQVLHAEHGGGNNSSFTTHVVSSSLTDTYSAIAAALGSLKGPLHGGANIKVMAMVDDIKSNVRNWDSEKEVSDYLRKILDKKAFDGSGKIYGLGHAVYTLSDPRAILLKEKARDIAKEKGKSDEFDLYDLIERISPDLFTERKGDGKVIAPNVDFYSGFVNCALDIPPQIYTPLFAMSRIAGWCAHRIEEINSAKRIIRPAYKAVGPKIDYVALNKR
- a CDS encoding NADP-dependent isocitrate dehydrogenase encodes the protein MSSKIQMKNPLVEVDGDEMTRVLWPIIKEKLIQPFIDLKVEYYDLGIENRDATNDEVTVEAAKAIKKWGVGVKNATITPNGARVKEYNLKKQWLSPNGTIRAMLDGTVFRKPILVNNIEPSIKSWKKPIIVGRHAYGDVYRAVETFACRAGKAELVFTEKSGKEKRVTIHEFEHAGVLQAMHNTEESIQSFSRSCFNYALDQKMDLWFATKDTISKTYDQRFKIVFQRVFEKYYAEKFAALGIHYHYTLIDDMVARLVKSDGGFLWACKNYDGDVMSDLVASAFGSLAMMTSVLVSPKGYFEYEAAHGTVQQHYYRYLKGEKTSTNPTALIYAWTGALRKRGELDSILALQQFADKLDRVLVETVEEGVMTGDLARLCNPPAKTILSGEDFIIELGRRMAL